The following proteins are encoded in a genomic region of Prosthecobacter sp.:
- a CDS encoding PSD1 and planctomycete cytochrome C domain-containing protein, which produces MKTLTLSLILLSPALLCAADAAETAHAGISADQLNFFEKNIRPVLVQSCYKCHSAESEKVKGGLTLDTKQATLLGGESGHPGVTPGSIAQSSLYEAMTWKNEDMQMPPKQKLPDDVIANFKKWIEMGAPDPREQKVANAGGGKRVIDMDEGRKHWSFQKPVKHTPPEVKTPNWAKTEIDQFVLAGIEKAGLHPVRDADRPTLIRRIAFDLTGLPPTPDEVKAFVADQSPDAVKRVIDMYLDSERYGERWARHWLDVARYAESSGKEVNVLYPHAWRYRDYVIESFKKDKPYDQFLKEQIAGDLMKFEGKRDQAEKIVATGFLAIGSKGHNQRDRRQFEMDVVDEQIDAMSQSMLGLTLACARCHDHKFDPVTQRDYYALAGIFLSSETQFGTYSQLQNANPGTLIELDRDAQQISALAKIETTEVALLKKRYADASQTADNMREQVRSMSADERQRQGAQSFLRIRSSFDRADSMKADLDLFHEDGTPRTLAMGVLDRATPINSPILIRGDLKQPGDVTPRGLVEVLCAKGEPLNIGKGSGRLDLAYWIASKDNPLTARVMANRVWLKLMGSALVATPDNFGTMGQKPTHPELLDHLAVSFMENGWSVKKLIREIMLSRAYQMGSTYDAANYAADPDNKFHWRMSQRRLDAEAIRDAMLAVSGSINFYPIDGSPVARAGEGREGIINLLREVNSKPQTYRSIYLPLIRDQIPEFLSVFDFPDASLVNGDRDTTNVPSQSLFLMNNAQVQAVADGFAQRVAKYEGDSQERLSYAYQLAFGRGPTQQEKQAIANFWMRFPQEAAKNKDIPKDKIQGMALSAFCQGLLASAEFRYLN; this is translated from the coding sequence ATGAAGACTCTGACGCTTTCTTTGATTCTCCTTTCTCCCGCGCTGCTGTGCGCTGCGGATGCCGCCGAGACGGCGCATGCGGGCATCTCTGCTGATCAACTGAACTTCTTCGAGAAGAACATCCGGCCGGTACTGGTGCAGTCGTGTTACAAGTGCCACTCGGCTGAATCGGAGAAGGTGAAAGGTGGGCTGACGCTGGACACGAAGCAGGCGACGCTGCTGGGTGGTGAATCGGGTCATCCGGGCGTGACGCCGGGCAGCATCGCGCAGAGCAGTCTCTATGAGGCGATGACATGGAAGAACGAGGACATGCAGATGCCGCCGAAGCAGAAGCTGCCGGACGACGTGATCGCCAACTTCAAGAAGTGGATCGAGATGGGCGCACCGGACCCGCGTGAGCAGAAGGTGGCGAACGCGGGCGGCGGCAAGCGTGTGATCGACATGGATGAAGGGCGCAAGCACTGGTCCTTCCAGAAGCCGGTGAAGCACACACCGCCGGAGGTCAAAACACCGAACTGGGCGAAGACGGAGATCGACCAATTCGTGCTCGCGGGCATCGAGAAGGCCGGTTTGCATCCGGTGCGTGACGCGGACCGCCCGACGTTGATTCGTCGTATCGCCTTTGATCTGACCGGGCTGCCGCCGACGCCGGACGAGGTGAAAGCCTTCGTGGCGGATCAATCACCGGACGCGGTGAAGCGTGTGATCGACATGTATCTTGATTCGGAACGCTACGGCGAGCGCTGGGCGCGGCACTGGTTGGATGTGGCGCGTTACGCGGAGAGCAGCGGCAAGGAGGTGAACGTGCTCTACCCTCATGCGTGGCGTTACCGCGATTATGTGATCGAATCGTTCAAGAAGGACAAGCCGTATGACCAGTTCCTCAAGGAGCAGATCGCGGGTGATCTGATGAAGTTTGAGGGCAAGCGTGATCAGGCCGAAAAGATCGTCGCCACCGGCTTTCTGGCGATTGGATCGAAGGGGCACAATCAGCGTGACCGACGGCAGTTTGAGATGGACGTCGTCGATGAGCAGATCGACGCGATGTCGCAGTCGATGCTCGGACTTACGCTGGCCTGCGCGCGTTGTCATGATCACAAGTTCGATCCGGTGACGCAGCGCGACTATTATGCGCTGGCGGGCATCTTCCTGAGCAGCGAGACGCAGTTCGGCACTTACAGCCAGCTTCAAAACGCGAATCCAGGCACGCTGATCGAACTGGACCGCGACGCGCAGCAAATCAGCGCCCTGGCGAAGATTGAGACCACCGAGGTGGCGCTGTTGAAGAAACGCTACGCGGACGCCTCACAGACTGCTGACAACATGCGTGAGCAAGTGCGCAGCATGAGCGCGGACGAGCGTCAGCGCCAGGGTGCGCAGAGTTTCCTGCGTATTCGCAGTTCCTTTGACCGTGCGGACTCGATGAAGGCCGATCTCGACCTGTTTCATGAAGACGGCACACCGCGCACGCTGGCGATGGGCGTGCTGGACCGCGCCACACCGATCAACAGCCCCATTTTGATTCGTGGTGACCTCAAGCAGCCGGGCGATGTCACGCCGCGCGGCTTGGTGGAGGTGCTGTGCGCCAAGGGGGAGCCGCTGAACATTGGCAAAGGCAGCGGTAGGCTCGATTTGGCGTATTGGATCGCCTCGAAGGACAATCCGTTGACCGCCCGGGTGATGGCGAACCGTGTCTGGCTCAAACTGATGGGCAGCGCTCTGGTGGCGACGCCGGACAACTTTGGCACGATGGGCCAGAAGCCCACGCATCCTGAACTCCTCGATCATCTGGCGGTGTCATTCATGGAAAACGGCTGGTCGGTGAAGAAGCTGATTCGCGAGATCATGCTGAGCCGCGCTTATCAAATGGGCTCAACCTATGACGCGGCGAATTACGCTGCTGATCCCGACAACAAGTTCCACTGGCGCATGAGCCAGCGCCGATTGGATGCCGAGGCAATTCGTGACGCGATGCTGGCGGTCTCGGGATCGATCAACTTCTATCCGATTGATGGTTCACCCGTGGCGCGTGCCGGGGAGGGCAGGGAAGGCATCATCAACCTGCTGCGCGAGGTAAACTCGAAGCCGCAGACCTATCGCTCGATCTATCTTCCGCTCATTCGTGATCAGATTCCTGAATTCCTCTCGGTTTTTGACTTCCCGGATGCCAGTCTCGTGAACGGCGATCGCGACACGACAAACGTGCCTTCGCAAAGCCTGTTCCTGATGAACAACGCCCAGGTGCAAGCGGTGGCGGATGGCTTCGCGCAGCGCGTCGCGAAATATGAAGGCGATTCGCAGGAACGGCTCAGTTATGCCTATCAGCTTGCCTTTGGACGTGGGCCGACTCAGCAGGAGAAGCAAGCCATCGCGAACTTCTGGATGCGCTTCCCGCAGGAGGCCGCCAAAAACAAGGACATCCCCAAGGACAAGATCCAGGGCATGGCGCTGTCCGCCTTCTGCCAGGGACTCCTCGCCAGTGCTGAGTTTCGTTATCTGAATTAA
- a CDS encoding DUF1501 domain-containing protein, protein MNAPLSHRREFLKTTSSGFGYLAFAALAHQQALRANPAAGPLMPKQPHFTPRAKHVIFLCMQGAPSHVDTFDYKPKLIADAGKSAPSAAGRYGTAKLMPPQWKFGRHGKSGMWISELWPNLAKHADDLCMLNSMATDLPAHPQAFTQLHTGTTQFVRPSLGAWTLYGLGTQNQNLPGFVTINPPGNATRTFGSAFLPAIYQGTKVGGPTIPGLPAALGRRFGGGMDQATVANIKNSRFNTDAQRAQLDLVQSLNKSTMQQGGGVSAEVEGVIESYELAFRMQAEVPKVMDLTKETEATKALYGIGDGESDTFGKQCLMARKFVEAGVRFIEITHGNWDQHFNLKASLERNCNQVDKPVAGLLADLKARGLLKDTLVIWGGEFGRTPHSQGDDGRDHNNKGFTMWMAGGGVKGGMNYGMTDDYGYEAVLNKMHIHDWHATVLALMGLDHERLTYRYAGRDFRLTDVYGTVAKEIIA, encoded by the coding sequence ATGAATGCTCCACTCTCTCATCGTCGCGAGTTTTTGAAAACCACCAGCAGCGGCTTTGGTTATCTGGCTTTCGCGGCGCTCGCGCATCAGCAGGCGCTGCGGGCCAATCCGGCGGCAGGCCCGTTAATGCCGAAGCAGCCGCATTTCACGCCGAGGGCCAAGCATGTGATCTTCCTGTGCATGCAGGGCGCGCCTTCGCATGTGGATACCTTTGATTACAAGCCCAAGCTCATCGCGGATGCGGGCAAGTCAGCGCCTTCAGCGGCAGGACGTTACGGCACGGCGAAACTGATGCCGCCGCAGTGGAAATTCGGCCGCCATGGCAAGAGCGGGATGTGGATCTCCGAATTGTGGCCGAATCTGGCGAAGCATGCGGATGACTTGTGCATGCTGAACTCAATGGCGACGGATTTGCCGGCGCATCCGCAGGCGTTCACGCAATTGCACACGGGTACGACGCAGTTTGTGCGCCCTTCGCTGGGGGCCTGGACACTTTATGGCCTCGGTACGCAGAATCAGAACCTGCCGGGCTTTGTGACGATCAATCCACCGGGCAATGCGACGCGCACGTTTGGCAGCGCGTTCCTTCCCGCGATCTACCAAGGCACCAAAGTGGGTGGTCCGACGATTCCAGGGCTGCCTGCGGCACTGGGGCGTCGTTTCGGCGGCGGCATGGACCAGGCCACGGTGGCGAACATCAAGAACAGCCGCTTCAACACCGATGCGCAGCGCGCGCAGCTCGATCTTGTGCAGTCGTTGAACAAATCGACCATGCAGCAGGGCGGGGGAGTCAGCGCGGAGGTCGAGGGCGTGATCGAATCGTATGAACTGGCCTTCCGCATGCAGGCCGAGGTGCCGAAGGTGATGGACCTCACGAAGGAAACCGAGGCCACGAAGGCGCTTTATGGCATCGGCGACGGCGAATCAGACACCTTTGGCAAGCAGTGCCTCATGGCGCGCAAGTTTGTCGAGGCGGGGGTGCGTTTCATCGAGATCACGCATGGCAACTGGGACCAGCATTTCAATTTGAAGGCGAGTCTTGAGCGCAATTGCAATCAGGTGGACAAGCCGGTGGCGGGATTGCTGGCGGATTTGAAAGCACGAGGATTGCTCAAGGACACGCTGGTGATCTGGGGCGGTGAGTTTGGCCGCACACCGCATTCGCAGGGCGATGATGGCCGCGACCACAACAACAAGGGCTTTACGATGTGGATGGCCGGTGGCGGCGTGAAAGGCGGCATGAACTACGGCATGACCGATGATTACGGCTACGAGGCGGTACTGAACAAAATGCACATCCACGACTGGCACGCGACGGTGCTGGCGCTGATGGGCCTTGATCATGAACGGCTTACCTACCGCTACGCGGGGCGTGATTTCAGGCTCACCGATGTCTATGGCACGGTGGCGAAGGAAATCATCGCATGA